The following are from one region of the Rhizobium sullae genome:
- a CDS encoding HlyD family secretion protein has protein sequence MKDETIVLDPRDHKILSVSRALGYVFAFMLIFVIAMAMIPNQFFIVSTRAVINAPVQMIASPIYGRVDRISLQVGQVVKLGDVMATVSNPNQDQTSLTGLRLEKLDLTEKLNNTRSVVQERTGQLQKVKSQIADVKNGVISELSAVIENARYNVQTYEARLNEQNALLQRQLVLLKKKLISEASIEPQRQKRNAAQYELDSARGELRRDEIVLSLVERDIYTGGTVAANLLTLEMQRTKLAGEIAEDNIEINQMTERKQQVENLIAREEGRLGKTGAAEVVAERHGQIVSVDASFGDFVMQGQPVAKSLDCNEAFAAAVYRSRDVTSLEIGMPAMVNFRSLGVKRDAHIYKIVRYFNSGPENRYYAKFPEAEGHEVYVLVKIDEPAGVGGGPAQQNNDKFFGCHVGEDVIVSLGETIVSRITRYSTLAMNRLASQSAMLSASTLFDKATAPRSAAAEPANP, from the coding sequence ATGAAGGACGAAACTATAGTGCTTGATCCGCGTGATCATAAGATACTTTCAGTATCAAGGGCGCTTGGTTATGTGTTTGCCTTTATGCTGATTTTCGTTATCGCCATGGCGATGATCCCCAATCAGTTTTTCATTGTCTCCACGCGCGCCGTCATCAATGCGCCGGTGCAAATGATCGCCTCGCCGATCTACGGCAGGGTGGACAGGATTTCGCTGCAGGTCGGCCAGGTCGTCAAGCTCGGCGACGTGATGGCGACCGTGTCCAATCCCAACCAGGACCAGACGTCGCTGACGGGCTTGCGGCTCGAGAAGCTCGATCTCACCGAAAAGCTGAACAATACGAGAAGCGTCGTTCAGGAACGCACCGGGCAGCTCCAGAAGGTCAAGAGCCAGATCGCGGATGTCAAGAACGGCGTGATCAGCGAGCTTTCGGCGGTCATCGAAAATGCCCGTTACAACGTGCAGACCTACGAGGCGCGGCTCAATGAACAGAACGCTCTGCTGCAGAGGCAGCTGGTGCTTCTCAAGAAGAAACTGATCTCCGAGGCGAGCATCGAACCACAACGCCAGAAGCGCAACGCTGCGCAGTACGAACTCGACTCCGCACGCGGCGAACTGCGCCGCGACGAGATTGTCCTGTCGCTCGTCGAACGCGACATCTACACGGGCGGTACCGTTGCCGCCAATCTGCTGACGCTTGAAATGCAGCGCACGAAGCTTGCCGGCGAGATCGCCGAAGACAATATCGAGATCAACCAGATGACGGAACGCAAGCAGCAGGTCGAAAACCTGATTGCGCGGGAGGAGGGGCGGCTCGGCAAGACTGGTGCGGCCGAGGTCGTCGCCGAACGCCATGGCCAGATCGTCAGCGTCGACGCATCCTTCGGCGATTTCGTGATGCAGGGTCAGCCGGTGGCAAAATCGCTGGATTGCAACGAGGCCTTTGCCGCCGCCGTCTATCGCAGCCGCGACGTGACATCGCTGGAAATCGGCATGCCGGCGATGGTCAATTTCCGCAGCCTCGGCGTCAAGCGCGACGCCCATATCTACAAGATCGTGCGGTACTTCAATTCAGGCCCCGAAAATCGCTACTATGCGAAATTTCCGGAAGCCGAAGGCCACGAGGTCTACGTGCTCGTCAAAATCGACGAGCCTGCCGGCGTGGGCGGCGGTCCGGCGCAGCAGAACAACGACAAATTCTTCGGGTGCCACGTCGGCGAGGATGTGATCGTCTCATTGGGCGAGACGATCGTCTCACGGATCACCCGCTATTCGACGCTGGCGATGAACAGGCTGGCGTCGCAGAGCGCCATGCTTTCCGCGTCCACGCTTTTCGACAAGGCTACGGCGCCGCGCTCCGCCGCCGCCGAACCCGCCAATCCGTAA
- a CDS encoding glycosyltransferase family 2 protein, protein MSPEVVTLSDAILFSLLALALIMGCAWLLDSRRGKDRVIFGAILIVMLLNYLYFRVTKTLPDFEWSAYALWPRAYLCFEIVVIFYTVLSIVFFFRRTDHSAAADASELFIAGSPSPPAVDVFICTYNEELSILERTILAAKAIDYQNFTVWVLDDGRRDWLEDYCAEVGVRYLRRSDNVGAKGGNLNNAIRQSAKETNAPYILILDADFAPQRAILKRTVGQFADPEIGLIQTPQFYYNADPVQHNLLASKAWVDDQRIFFDVMQPSKDGWGAAFCVGTSCIVRRDALGMIGGMPQETVTEDIHLTYRLLQKGLKTRWLNERLSVGLSAESLSGYITQRCRWCLGTIQVALLRDGPFFGRGYTFLQRLHYFHGLLFWFCRPFILLLMAAPILYYFLGLPAIQMEPEAFFLYALPMVGGMWAFHAWVSGRRSMPLFTEVSQMVSAIPITIALLHALIHPFGRPFKVTAKGEDRARVDILYPIAGTFLLVIILTFVGMLNGPLMGTYNDLDGFSVAWGMVVMVYAFVSLLVCIELPREPLDSIQFPLARQANLARDGNSTPCTVDTISISKAEITLHDGRAAGQVRPGDILIFSPFADFDVAGRVTGADRVRLGLSISIVAVRDRRYDWEIRQTAEEIRRKMIQRLFSEMPLAMPARAYPIAAIRGLWRRMFDRPSKLARGIEKHAVSVRSQQAPRRWQRPRDVAPRVPLLQIGAASAAQLAE, encoded by the coding sequence ATGTCCCCCGAAGTAGTGACTCTATCGGACGCCATTCTCTTCTCGCTTCTGGCGCTTGCGCTCATCATGGGCTGCGCCTGGCTGCTCGATAGCCGCCGGGGTAAAGACCGCGTCATATTCGGCGCGATCCTCATCGTCATGTTGTTGAATTATCTCTATTTCCGCGTCACCAAAACGCTGCCGGACTTCGAATGGAGCGCCTATGCGCTGTGGCCGCGGGCCTATCTCTGCTTCGAGATCGTCGTCATCTTCTATACGGTGCTTTCGATCGTCTTCTTCTTCCGGCGGACCGACCACAGTGCAGCTGCGGATGCGAGCGAGCTCTTCATCGCCGGCTCCCCATCGCCGCCAGCCGTCGATGTCTTCATCTGTACCTATAACGAAGAGCTCTCCATTCTGGAGCGCACGATCCTTGCCGCGAAGGCGATCGATTACCAGAATTTCACCGTGTGGGTGCTGGACGACGGACGCCGCGACTGGCTGGAGGATTATTGCGCCGAGGTCGGCGTGCGATATCTGCGGCGTAGCGACAATGTCGGCGCCAAGGGCGGCAATCTCAACAATGCCATCCGGCAATCGGCCAAGGAGACGAACGCGCCCTATATCCTCATTCTCGACGCCGATTTCGCGCCGCAGCGCGCCATCCTGAAGCGCACCGTCGGTCAGTTCGCCGATCCGGAAATCGGGCTCATCCAGACGCCGCAGTTCTACTACAATGCCGACCCCGTCCAACATAACCTCCTGGCATCGAAGGCATGGGTCGATGATCAGCGCATTTTCTTCGATGTCATGCAGCCCTCGAAGGACGGATGGGGAGCTGCCTTTTGCGTCGGCACCTCCTGCATCGTGCGCCGCGATGCGCTCGGCATGATCGGCGGCATGCCGCAGGAAACGGTGACGGAAGATATCCATCTCACCTATCGGCTGCTGCAGAAAGGCTTGAAGACTCGCTGGCTGAACGAACGCCTCAGCGTCGGCCTCTCGGCCGAAAGCCTTTCCGGCTATATTACCCAGCGCTGCCGCTGGTGCCTCGGGACCATTCAGGTCGCGCTGCTCCGGGACGGCCCGTTCTTCGGCCGTGGCTATACCTTCTTGCAGCGGCTGCATTATTTCCACGGACTACTGTTCTGGTTCTGCCGCCCGTTCATCCTGCTTTTGATGGCGGCGCCGATCCTCTATTATTTCCTTGGCCTGCCGGCGATCCAGATGGAGCCGGAAGCCTTCTTTCTCTATGCGCTGCCGATGGTCGGCGGCATGTGGGCCTTTCATGCCTGGGTTTCCGGTCGGCGCAGCATGCCGCTCTTTACCGAAGTGTCGCAGATGGTGTCGGCGATCCCCATCACCATCGCCCTGCTTCACGCCCTCATCCATCCGTTCGGGCGGCCGTTCAAGGTTACGGCTAAAGGGGAGGACCGGGCGCGCGTCGATATCCTCTACCCGATCGCCGGCACGTTCCTCCTGGTCATCATCCTGACCTTCGTGGGCATGCTGAATGGCCCCCTGATGGGCACCTACAACGACCTCGACGGCTTCAGCGTCGCCTGGGGCATGGTCGTCATGGTCTATGCCTTCGTTTCCCTGCTCGTCTGCATCGAACTTCCGCGCGAACCGCTGGACAGCATCCAGTTTCCGCTTGCCCGGCAGGCAAATCTTGCACGCGACGGCAATTCCACCCCTTGCACTGTCGACACGATTTCAATCAGCAAGGCAGAGATCACGTTGCATGACGGGCGGGCGGCAGGGCAGGTTCGCCCGGGCGACATCCTGATCTTTTCTCCTTTTGCTGACTTCGACGTTGCAGGCAGGGTGACGGGCGCGGACAGGGTGCGCCTCGGCCTATCCATCTCAATCGTCGCCGTCCGCGACCGCCGATATGACTGGGAGATCCGGCAGACCGCCGAAGAGATCCGCCGCAAGATGATCCAGCGCCTGTTCAGCGAGATGCCGCTGGCGATGCCCGCCCGCGCCTATCCGATCGCCGCCATCCGTGGCCTCTGGCGCCGTATGTTCGACCGCCCGTCGAAACTCGCCAGGGGCATCGAGAAGCACGCCGTCAGCGTTAGATCGCAGCAGGCGCCGCGACGGTGGCAGAGGCCGCGTGACGTTGCACCAAGGGTGCCGCTTTTGCAGATCGGAGCGGCGAGTGCTGCGCAGCTAGCGGAGTGA
- a CDS encoding HEPN domain-containing protein, whose amino-acid sequence MDEIPTEGFDAAVTLTDHLDHLPDKKRRELARVLQIVFFEVEQFRATKLSGRKAAGKVLKVVLYGSHARGDWVEDRASGYRSDYDLLIVVNTKSFAEEHELWEALEERLLQEQISHRIETPVIPIVHCLSDVNDQLSRGRPFFTDIAKDGIVLYEEPGHPLAQPKALTAEEAKAEAQRYFDKWFLDASYCVRQAENAVADQMSNHGAFDLHQATERFYHCVLLTLTLYSPKSHRIKVLRSQAESADARLVSAWPRDTRFARRCFELLSRAYVEARYSSKYTISSEELQWLVTHVKDLQALVEEICKERLNG is encoded by the coding sequence ATGGATGAGATTCCCACCGAAGGCTTTGATGCGGCAGTGACCCTGACAGACCATCTCGACCACCTGCCCGACAAGAAGCGCCGCGAGCTTGCCCGGGTTCTGCAGATCGTGTTTTTCGAGGTCGAGCAGTTCCGCGCCACCAAGCTGTCCGGCAGGAAGGCAGCCGGTAAGGTACTCAAGGTGGTGCTCTACGGCTCGCATGCCCGCGGCGACTGGGTCGAAGATCGTGCGAGCGGCTACCGCTCCGACTATGATCTTCTCATCGTCGTCAACACCAAGAGCTTTGCCGAAGAGCATGAGCTGTGGGAGGCGCTGGAAGAGCGGCTGTTGCAGGAGCAGATCAGCCACCGGATCGAAACACCGGTGATCCCGATCGTGCACTGCCTCTCGGACGTCAACGACCAGCTTTCGCGCGGTCGGCCCTTCTTCACCGACATCGCCAAGGATGGCATCGTGCTCTACGAGGAGCCCGGCCATCCCCTCGCCCAGCCGAAGGCGCTGACAGCGGAGGAGGCAAAGGCCGAGGCACAGCGGTATTTCGATAAATGGTTTCTCGATGCGTCTTACTGTGTCAGGCAGGCTGAAAATGCTGTTGCCGATCAGATGTCAAACCACGGCGCCTTCGATCTGCATCAGGCCACAGAGCGCTTTTACCACTGCGTCTTGCTGACCTTGACGCTCTACAGCCCGAAGTCTCACCGCATCAAGGTGCTGCGCTCGCAAGCCGAAAGCGCCGATGCCCGACTGGTTTCCGCCTGGCCGCGCGACACGCGTTTTGCCCGCCGTTGCTTTGAGCTTTTGTCTCGCGCGTACGTCGAGGCGAGGTACTCGTCGAAATACACGATCAGCAGTGAAGAGCTGCAATGGCTTGTCACGCACGTGAAGGACTTGCAGGCGCTCGTTGAGGAGATCTGCAAGGAGCGCCTGAACGGGTGA
- a CDS encoding TFIIB-type zinc ribbon-containing protein: MKCPIDQSDLVMSDRQGIEIDYCPKCRGVWLDRGELDKIIERSSGEPALYREPQREQERYGTHGSTHASQPYKKKKGGFLGEIFDF; encoded by the coding sequence ATGAAATGTCCGATTGATCAGTCCGACTTGGTGATGAGTGATCGCCAGGGAATCGAGATCGACTACTGCCCGAAGTGCCGAGGCGTTTGGTTGGACCGCGGCGAGCTAGACAAAATCATCGAACGCTCTAGTGGTGAGCCCGCGCTGTACCGCGAGCCGCAGAGGGAACAGGAGCGATACGGGACGCACGGGAGCACGCACGCGTCGCAGCCCTATAAGAAGAAAAAAGGCGGCTTTCTCGGAGAGATTTTCGACTTTTAA